From the genome of Phoenix dactylifera cultivar Barhee BC4 unplaced genomic scaffold, palm_55x_up_171113_PBpolish2nd_filt_p 000591F, whole genome shotgun sequence, one region includes:
- the LOC103713501 gene encoding BTB/POZ domain-containing protein At5g41330-like translates to MARRASTSDPRPRTLRRSLALPLPDHDPPSALSAASSGSLLVAYGSKITAFDPALRRRATVLTHFPAVDSLLALSPSLAASDSLSAMFKVGVNSGEVFMADLRKLSAEEPWVCLGDARKAATGRKEESGCRTESHGRQVFCSRGGEVEMWTEVLMGPSTRSREDGLNGERIMRRNMMGRAKDGGVKKITLLGFGKSRMVGRAVLGPRIVPAQALMGRVGLGPRARNP, encoded by the coding sequence AACCCTCCGCCGCTCCCTCGCCCTCCCCCTCCCCGACCACGACCCCCCCTCCGCCctctccgccgcctcctccggctccctCCTCGTCGCCTACGGAAGCAAGATCACCGCCTTCGACCCCGCGCTCCGCCGCCGCGCCACCGTCCTCACCCACTTCCCCGCCGTCGACTCCCTCCtcgccctctccccctccctcgccGCCTCTGACAGCCTCTCGGCGATGTTCAAGGTTGGAGTAAACTCCGGCGAGGTGTTCATGGCGGATTTGAGGAAACTTAGCGCGGAGGAGCCGTGGGTTTGCCTCGGCGATGCGAGGAAGGCGGCGACggggaggaaggaagagagcgGGTGCCGAACCGAGAGCCACGGGAGGCAGGTGTTCTGCAGCAGGGGAGGGGAGGTGGAGATGTGGACGGAGGTGTTGATGGGGCCGTCGACGAGGAGCCGCGAGGATGGATTAAATGGGGAGAGGATcatgaggaggaatatgatggGGAGGGCCAAGGATGGAGGAGTGAAGAAGATAACGTTGTTGGGGTTTGGGAAGAGTAGGATggtgggccgtgccgtgcttggcccacgaatcgtgccagcccaggcccttatgggccgtgtcgggctcggcccgcgggcccgAAATCCTTAA